The following coding sequences lie in one Tachysurus fulvidraco isolate hzauxx_2018 chromosome 19, HZAU_PFXX_2.0, whole genome shotgun sequence genomic window:
- the LOC113635298 gene encoding histone H4 → MSGRGKGGKGLGKGGAKRHRKVLRDNIQGITKPAIRRLARRGGVKRISGLIYEETRGVLKVFLENVIRDAVTYTEHAKRKTVTAMDVVYALKRQGRTLYGFGG, encoded by the coding sequence ATGTCTGGTAGAGGTAAAGGCGGTAAGGGACTCGGTAAAGGTGGCGCAAAGCGTCATCGTAAGGTCCTTCGCGATAACATCCAGGGAATCACTAAGCCGGCTATTCGCCGTCTGGCTCGCCGTGGCGGTGTTAAGCGTATTTCTGGCCTGATTTATGAAGAGACTCGCGGTGTGCTGAAGGTCTTCTTGGAGAACGTCATCCGCGACGCCGTCACCTACACCGAGCATGCCAAAAGAAAGACTGTCACCGCCATGGATGTGGTGTACGCTCTGAAACGCCAGGGACGCACTCTGTACGGCTTCGGCGGATAA
- the LOC113635291 gene encoding histone H2B-like, which produces MHTLAVHSSSNTMPEPAKTAPKKGSKKAVTKTAGKGGKKRRKTRKESYAIYVYKVLKQVHPDTGISSKAMGIMNSFVNDIFERIAGESSRLAHYNKRSTITSREIQTAVRLLLPGELAKHAVSEGTKAVTKYTSSK; this is translated from the coding sequence ATGCATACTCTCGCAGTTCACTCGAGCAGCAATACCATGCCTGAACCAGCTAAGACCGCACCCAAGAAGGGATCCAAGAAAGCCGTGACCAAGACGGCAGGGAAAGGCGGCAAGAAGCGCAGAAAGACCAGGAAGGAGAGTTACGCCATCTACGTGTACAAAGTCCTGAAGCAGGTGCACCCTGATACCGGGATCTCCTCTAAGGCCATGGGCATCATGAACTCGTTCGTCAACGACATCTTCGAGCGCATCGCCGGTGAGTCTTCTCGTCTGGCTCACTACAACAAGCgctccaccatcacctctaGGGAGATCCAGACTGCCGTGCGTCTGTTGCTTCCCGGAGAGTTGGCCAAGCACGCCGTGTCTGAGGGCACAAAGGCCGTCACCAAGTACACCAGCTCCAAGTAA